One part of the Malus sylvestris chromosome 2, drMalSylv7.2, whole genome shotgun sequence genome encodes these proteins:
- the LOC126607608 gene encoding uncharacterized protein LOC126607608 gives MEGIEMDDPHALPLNDDDDDICASILTRFSSSTREDHHHLCAAVGAMAQELKDKNLPLTPVAYLGITCSSLDGLASQLDPPGHVIDALLTILCIVFQKVSAAIIVKKNDFLSELLVRVFRSPSLTVGAAVSGLKCISHLLIVRGRVNWSDVSQLYGFLLSFETDSRPKVRRQSHLCLRDVLQSFQGTPLLAPASEGITNLFERFLLLAGGSKADASEGPKGAQEVLYVLDGLKECLFLMSIKCKTNVLKYYKTLLELRQPLVTKRITDSLNILCLNPLSDVSSEVLLDLLCSLALSISTNETSVDGMTFTARLLGTGMGKVYSLNRQICVVKLPLVFNALKDVLASEHEEVIHAAADTFKSLIHACIDESLIKQGVDQIVMNGKNDARKSGPTIIEKVCAAIESLLGYHYAGVWDLAFQVVSAMFDKLGVYSSYFMSGAIKSMAEMEKLPDEDFPFRKQLHECFGLALVAMGPETFLGLLPLNLEAEDLSQVNVWLFPILKQYTIGARLSFFTESILGMVGIIKEKSRKLESQGRIVSSRSSDALVHALWSLLPSFCNYASDTAESFKDLEQVLCSALQDEPEIRGIICLSLQILVQQNKKIVEVNDLSDSEVGSARHRAMANYTPEVTEGNMSVLKSSARKLLPVLSGVFLNTTKDDAGCLQSTIGEFASISDKEVLSRYFRSTLVKLLKVTEEARKAESSRDFNTTRAQLFDLAVSLLPGLDAKEVDVLFSAIKTALQDNEGLIQKKAYKVLSIVLRDCDWFLSSKLKELFDIMIEVLPSCHFSAKRHRLDCLYLLVVHVSKRDTEERRQDIISSFLTEIILALKEANKKTRNRAYDILVQIGHACGDEETGGKRENLQQFFNMVAGGLAGETPHMISAAMKGLARLAYEFSDLVSSASNLLPSTFLLLQRKNKEIIKANLGLLKVLVAKSQAEGLQLHLKSMVEGLLKWQDATKTHFKAKVKLLLEMLVKKCGLDAVKAVMPQEHMKLLTNIRKLKERKEKKMGSKSEEARSQVSKATTSRLSRWNHTKIFSDFDDEETEDSNADYMDAKTVSGRRGKASTQFKSKASSLRRTNNKNLLDQLEDEPLDLLDRQRTRSALRSSDKLKRKMDSDDGPELDPDGRLIIRDEAESYKEKPFEPDYDARSEADSHLSVNSKKTQKRRKTSESGRAATGKEYASKKAGGDLKRKDKLEPYAYWPLDRKMMSRRPEHRAAARKGISSVVKMTKKLEGQSASAILSAKGLKFKKRVQKKGGSKKKTR, from the exons ATGGAAGGCATAGAAATGGACGATCCCCACGCCCTCCCTCTtaacgacgacgacgacgacatcTGCGCCTCAATCCTCACTCGCTTCAGCAGCTCCACGCGCGAGGACCACCACCACCTCTGCGCCGCTGTCGGCGCCATGGCCCAGGAGCTCAAAGACAAGAACCTCCCTTTGACTCCCGTCGCATACCTGGGAATCACATGCTCCTCCCTCGACGGCCTCGCCTCCCAGCTTGACCCTCCTGGTCACGTGATCGACGCCCTCCTCACGATTCTTTGCATTGTCTTTCAGAAAGTATCGGCGGCGATTATCGTGAAGAAAAACGACTTCTTGTCGGAGCTCTTGGTCCGTGTTTTTCGGTCGCCGTCGTTGACGGTGGGTGCCGCCGTCTCGGGATTGAAATGTATATCGCATTTGCTCATTGTCAGAGGCCGTGTCAACTGGTCTGATGTGTCTCAATTGTATGGATTTCTATTGAGCTTCGAAACCGACTCCCGCCCTAAG GTGAGAAGACAATCACATTTGTGTCTTCGTGATGTGTTGCAAAGTTTTCAAGGAACGCCGCTCCTTGCACCTGCAAGTGAAGGGATAACTAACTTATTTGAAAGGTTTCTTCTTCTTGCCGGTGGGTCAAAGGCAGATGCGAGTGAAGGACCCAAGGGAGCCCAAGAGGTCTTGTATGTTTTGGATGGTTTGAAAGAGTGTCTGTTTCTTATGTCAATCAAGTGCAAAACCAATGTCCTCAAGTACTACAAAACTCTTTTGGAACTGCGCCAACCACTTGTTACAAAGCGCATAACAGATAGTTTGAATATACTTTGTCTCAATCCATTGTCGGACGTTTCTTCTGAAGTGTTGCTCGATCTATTGTGCTCATTAGCTCTATCTATCTCTACGAATGAGACTTCTGTGGATGGCATGACATTTACAGCTCGCTTGCTGGGTACTGGAATGGGGAAAGTTTATTCCCTTAATAGGCAAATATGTGTAGTTAAACTCCCTCTCGTATTCAATGCGCTCAAAG ATGTGTTGGCATCTGAGCACGAAGAGGTGATACACGCAGCAGCGGACACATTTAAGAGTCTCATTCATGCTTGCATAGATGAAAGCTTGATCAAACAGGGAGTTGACCAGATTGTAATGAATGGCAAAAATGATGCAAGGAAGTCTGGCCCAACTATCATTGAAAAAGTGTGCGCTGCTATTGAAAGCTTACTTGGTTATCACTACGCGGGTGTCTGGGACCTTGCATTTCAAGTTGTTTCAGCAATGTTTGATAAACTTG GTGTATACTCTTCTTATTTCATGAGCGGTGCGATCAAGAGCATGGCAGAGATGGAGAAGTTACCTGATGAAGATTTCCCTTTCAGGAAACAG TTGCATGAATGCTTTGGATTGGCTCTTGTTGCAATGGGACCTGAAACATTTTTAGGTCTTCTACCTCTTAATTTGGAGGCTGAAGACCTAAGTCAGGTGAATGTTTGGCTCTTTCCGATACTGAAACAGTATACTATTGGTGCACGTTTGAGCTTCTTTACGGAGTCAATTTTGGGTATGGTTGGAATCATAAAGGAGAAATCCAGAAAG CTGGAGTCACAAGGACGTATTGTTTCATCAAGGAGTTCAGATGCACTTGTACACGCTTTATGGTCATTGTTACCTTCCTTTTGCAACTATGCTTCTGATACTGCTGAAAGTTTCAAGGATCTAGAGCAAGTCTTGTGCAGTGCTCTTCAAGATGAACCTGAGATTCGTGGAATAATATGCTTGAGCTTGCAGATTCTTGttcaacaaaataagaaaattgtGGAAGTGAATGATCTGTCTGACAGTGAAGTAGGTAGTGCCAGACATAGAGCTATGGCCAATTATACCCCTGAAGTTACAGAAGGTAACATGAGCGTGCTCAAGTCATCAGCACGCAAGTTACTACCTGTTCTATCAGGTGTCTTCTTGAATACCACAAAAGATGATGCCGGCTGTTTGCAG TCCACAATTGGTGAGTTTGCTTCAATATCAGATAAAGAAGTTTTATCAAGGTACTTTAGAAGTACATTGGTGAAGCTCTTAAAGGTTACTGAAGAGGCTAGGAAAGCAGAAAGCTCTAGAGATTTTAATACCACAAG GGCACAACTATTTGACCTGGCAGTCTCACTTTTACCTGGTTTAGATGCTAAAGAGGTTGATGTTTTATTTAGTGCAATAAAGACTGCATTgcag GATAATGAAGGTTTGATACAAAAGAAGGCATACAAAGTTCTTTCAATCGTTCTCAGG GACTGTGATTGGTTTCTTTCATCGAAGCTCAAGGAATTGTTTGATATTATGATTGAAGTGCTTCCTTCATGCCATTTTTCAGCTAAACGGCACAGACTTGACTGCTTGTACCTCCTGGTAGTCCATGTTTCAAAG AGGGACACAGAGGAGAGGCGTCAAGACATCATAAGTTCCTTCCTAACAGAAATAATTCTTGCACTTAAAGAG gctaacaagaaaacaagaaatagaGCTTATGATATCCTTGTCCAAATTGGCCATGCTTGTGGAGATGAGGAGACTGGCGGGAAGAGAGAAAACCTGCAGCAGTTTTTTAACATG GTAGCTGGGGGGCTAGCTGGTGAAACTCCTCATATGATAAGTGCTGCGATGAAGGGCTTAGCTCGGTTGGCTTATGAGTTTTCTGACCTTGTTTCAAGTGCCAGCAATTTACTCCCATCCACATTTCTCCTCCTTCAGAGAAAGAACAAAGAAATAATTAAA GCTAATTTGGGCTTGTTGAAGGTATTAGTAGCCAAATCACAAGCCGAGGGGTTGCAGTTGCATTTGAAAAGTATGGTGGAAGGCTTGCTGAAGTGGCAAGATGCTACTAAAACCCATTTCAAAGCCAAG GTTAAGCTTCTTCTAGAAATGCTCGTCAAGAAATGTGGGCTTGATGCTGTTAAGGCTGTGATGCCTCAAGAGCATATGAAACTACTTACGAACATACGGAAG CTCAAGGAACGAAAAGAGAAGAAGATGGGTTCTAAATCTGAGGAAGCTAGATCTCAAGTGTCCAAAGCAACTACATCCAG GCTAAGCAGGTGGAACCATACAAAAATcttttctgattttgatgacgAAGAAACTGAGGATAGCAATGCAGATTATATGGATGCCAAAACAGTCTCGGGCAGGCGTGGCAAGGCTTCCACACAGTTCAAATCTAAAGCATCTTCATTACG AAGAACAAATAATAAGAACTTGCTTGATCAGCTAGAAGATGAGCCACTTGATCTGCTTGATCGGCAAAGAACAAGATCCGCACTCAGATCATCTGATAAGTTAAAGCGAAAGATGGATTCTGATGATGGGCCAGAGCTAGACCCTGATGGGCGCTTAATAATTCGCGACGAAGCAGAATCATACAAGGAAAAGCCATTTGAACCTGATTACGATGCAAGAAGTGAAGCGGATAGCCACTTGTCTGTAAACTCAAAGAAAACACAAAAGCGCAGAAAGACATCAGAATCTGGAAGGGCTGCCACCGGCAAAGAGTACGCCAGCAAGAAGGCTGGTGGGGATTTGAAGAGGAAGGACAAGCTTGAACCATATGCATATTGGCCACTCGATAGGAAGATGATGAGCCGTAGACCAGAGCACAGGGCGGCCGCAAGAAAAGGGATATCAAGTGTGGTGAAGATGACGAAGAAGCTGGAAGGGCAGAGTGCCTCGGCTATCCTCTCTGCTAAAGGCTTGAAGTTTAAAAAGCGGGTTCAGAAGAAAGGAGGCAGCAAGAAGAAAACTAGGTGA
- the LOC126607821 gene encoding pectinesterase inhibitor 3-like, whose product MRFLLSLLPLLVLLLCSPYSAAAAAAQKHTPQHNPASTLVRSSCRHATYPKICLRTLSDYAGPAKTPIDLAQASVSVSLARARRVSGFLAQLSANFQGTKRQRSAIGDCVDLMSSSVDELSETLGELQHLREETFLFQMSNAQTWLSAALTDDDTCLDGIQEADVKAKAADVKRKIKNAARVTSNALYLINRLDESRGRPRSRP is encoded by the coding sequence ATGCGTTTCttgctctctcttctccctctcctcgtcctcctcctctGCTCGCCTtactccgccgccgccgccgccgcacAGAAACACACTCCACAGCACAACCCAGCATCAACTCTCGTCCGTTCATCATGTCGCCACGCCACCTACCCCAAAATCTGCCTCCGCACACTCTCCGACTACGCCGGCCCCGCCAAGACCCCCATCGACCTCGCCCAGGCGTCCGTGAGCGTCAGCCTTGCCCGCGCCCGCCGCGTCTCCGGCTTCCTCGCCCAGCTCTCCGCCAACTTCCAGGGGACGAAGAGGCAGCGCTCGGCGATAGGCGACTGCGTGGACCTGATGTCGTCGTCGGTGGACGAGCTGAGCGAGACGCTCGGCGAGCTGCAGCACCTCCGGGAGGAGACGTTTCTGTTCCAGATGAGCAACGCCCAGACGTGGCTCAGCGCCGCCCTCACGGACGACGACACGTGCCTCGACGGGATTCAGGAGGCCGATGTGAAGGCCAAGGCCGCGGATGTGAAGCGGAAGATTAAGAATGCGGCTAGGGTTACGAGCAACGCGCTGTACCTGATCAATCGCCTTGACGAGAGCCGCGGACGGCCCAGATCTAGACCTTGA